A window of Christiangramia forsetii KT0803 contains these coding sequences:
- the hemL gene encoding glutamate-1-semialdehyde 2,1-aminomutase, with protein MIYKRSSQLFADAQKVIPGGVNSPVRAFKAVGGEPIFIEKAEGAYIYDEDGNKLIDYINSWGPLILGHAHKPVIDAVIEKAKKGTSFGTPTEIETKIAELAVKMVPNIDKIRMVNSGTEACMSAVRLARGFTGKEKIIKFAGCYHGHSDSFLIQAGSGAVTFGTPNSPGVTQGTAKNTLLADYNDLDNVRKVIEANKEEIACIILEPVAGNMGCIPPAEGFLEGLRKLCDETGILLIFDEVMTGFRLAAGGVQERAGVKADIVCFGKVIGGGLPVGAFAARNEIMDYLAPVGPVYQAGTLSGNPLAMAAGLAMLTELDSKRGIFESLEKKTKYLHEGMEKVLTENKVDFTINRIGSMISVHFGTEPVTDFASAAKSANLGVFNKFFHGMLENGIYIAPSAYETWFISDALSYEDLDTTIAAVDKVAKTL; from the coding sequence ATGATTTATAAGAGAAGTAGTCAGTTATTCGCAGATGCACAAAAAGTGATTCCCGGCGGGGTGAACTCTCCTGTAAGGGCTTTTAAGGCGGTAGGAGGTGAACCAATTTTTATTGAAAAGGCCGAAGGGGCTTATATATATGATGAAGATGGGAATAAATTAATAGACTATATCAATTCCTGGGGGCCACTTATTTTGGGGCACGCTCATAAACCTGTTATTGATGCGGTTATTGAAAAAGCAAAAAAAGGTACTTCCTTTGGAACACCTACAGAAATTGAAACGAAAATAGCGGAACTGGCAGTAAAAATGGTTCCGAATATTGATAAAATAAGAATGGTGAATTCAGGTACAGAAGCCTGTATGAGCGCCGTTCGTCTTGCCCGCGGATTTACGGGAAAAGAGAAGATCATCAAGTTCGCCGGCTGTTATCACGGTCATAGTGACTCTTTCCTTATTCAAGCCGGAAGTGGTGCGGTCACTTTTGGAACGCCAAACAGTCCCGGGGTTACCCAGGGGACTGCAAAGAATACGTTATTAGCAGACTATAATGATCTGGACAATGTAAGGAAGGTGATTGAAGCCAATAAAGAAGAAATTGCCTGTATCATTCTGGAGCCGGTTGCCGGGAATATGGGTTGTATCCCACCTGCGGAAGGATTTTTGGAAGGACTTAGAAAATTATGTGATGAAACGGGAATTCTCCTGATTTTTGATGAGGTAATGACGGGATTTAGACTTGCCGCCGGAGGAGTGCAGGAAAGGGCAGGAGTAAAGGCCGATATTGTGTGCTTCGGAAAAGTAATCGGTGGAGGCTTACCTGTAGGTGCCTTTGCCGCCCGAAATGAAATTATGGATTACCTGGCTCCGGTTGGTCCTGTTTATCAGGCGGGAACACTTAGCGGAAATCCACTAGCGATGGCTGCCGGTTTAGCAATGCTTACAGAATTGGATAGTAAAAGAGGGATTTTTGAAAGCCTTGAGAAAAAGACCAAATATCTGCATGAAGGGATGGAAAAAGTCCTGACTGAAAATAAAGTAGATTTCACGATAAATAGAATTGGATCAATGATTTCAGTTCATTTTGGAACAGAGCCGGTAACCGATTTTGCTTCCGCAGCTAAATCTGCAAATCTTGGTGTTTTCAATAAATTTTTCCACGGAATGCTGGAAAACGGAATTTATATCGCACCAAGTGCTTATGAAACATGGTTTATTAGTGATGCACTTTCTTATGAAGATCTGGATACCACAATTGCAGCGGTAGATAAAGTAGCTAAGACTCTGTAA
- a CDS encoding sugar O-acetyltransferase produces the protein MSSEKDKMLSQKPYIASDPELSKERIYAQKTCFKINSISPEFVEERNNHLKKLLGSTKENFYIEPPFHCDYGYNITLGKNFYSNYNCTILDCAEVKIGDNVMLAPNVSLFTAGHPIDAEKRNQGLEYAIPITIGNNVWIGGNTVINPGVNIGDNTVVGSGSVITKDIPANVIAAGNPCKVIREITKEDQNFYFKKRKF, from the coding sequence ATGTCTTCCGAAAAAGATAAAATGCTTTCACAAAAGCCTTACATAGCTTCAGATCCCGAGCTCTCGAAAGAACGTATCTATGCTCAAAAAACCTGTTTTAAAATAAATTCTATTTCTCCCGAATTTGTGGAAGAACGTAATAACCATCTTAAAAAATTACTGGGTTCAACGAAAGAGAATTTTTATATAGAACCGCCATTTCACTGTGATTATGGATATAATATTACCTTGGGTAAAAACTTCTACTCTAATTATAATTGCACCATTTTAGATTGTGCTGAAGTAAAAATTGGCGACAACGTAATGTTAGCACCCAACGTTAGCCTATTTACTGCGGGACATCCTATAGATGCCGAAAAGAGAAATCAGGGTTTAGAATATGCTATTCCAATAACTATTGGCAATAATGTGTGGATAGGCGGAAATACGGTGATCAATCCTGGGGTGAATATAGGTGACAATACGGTAGTTGGATCTGGGAGTGTTATAACCAAAGACATTCCAGCTAATGTAATTGCAGCGGGAAATCCCTGTAAAGTAATACGTGAGATCACTAAAGAGGATCAGAATTTTTATTTTAAGAAACGAAAGTTCTAA
- a CDS encoding GH3 auxin-responsive promoter family protein, with the protein MPIPLVNSIASWFLKKRIHQMELFMKYPHEVQNELLKDLISKAKNTEFGKRYYFNEINSYEKFRERVPIQKYEDYQPDIERSRKGENNILWPTPIRWFAKSSGTTSAKSKFIPVSQDSLEDCHFAAGKDLLCIYLNNNPQSQFFTGKSLRLGGSKELYQENGTSYGDLSAILIDNMPFWAEFSSTPSNEVSLMHDWEYKMQAIVNETIKEKVTSLAGVPSWMLVLLNNVLETTGKESLFEVWPHLEVYFHGGVSFEPYASQYQKILPKEDFRFYEIYNASEGFFACQDHNDTKDLLLMLDYGIFYEFIPMDKYGSDEEIAIPLSEVEIDKNYAVVITTNAGLWRYKIGDTVRFTNLNPYRIKVSGRTKHHINVFGEELIIENAESALKKVCLVTNCEIIDYTVAPIFMEGKEKGAHEWIVEFKTPPRDFDKFTRHLDLALQEVNSDYEAKRYNNMTLNLPKIHQARKDLFYDWLKKHNKLGGQHKIPRLSNSRTYVEELLGMS; encoded by the coding sequence ATGCCAATTCCATTAGTCAACTCCATAGCTTCATGGTTTCTCAAAAAGAGGATTCACCAGATGGAATTGTTTATGAAGTACCCCCATGAGGTTCAAAATGAATTGCTTAAAGATCTTATTTCCAAAGCAAAAAACACAGAATTTGGTAAGCGCTATTATTTTAATGAGATCAATTCTTATGAAAAATTCAGGGAGCGAGTGCCAATTCAGAAGTACGAAGATTATCAGCCCGATATAGAACGTAGCCGAAAAGGTGAAAATAATATTCTCTGGCCAACCCCCATTAGGTGGTTTGCTAAATCCAGTGGTACCACCAGCGCCAAAAGTAAATTTATTCCCGTAAGTCAGGATTCTCTGGAAGATTGCCATTTTGCGGCGGGTAAAGATCTTTTATGTATTTATCTGAATAATAATCCGCAATCACAATTCTTTACCGGAAAAAGCCTGAGACTTGGCGGAAGCAAGGAACTGTACCAGGAAAATGGGACTTCTTACGGAGATCTTTCCGCAATTCTTATCGATAATATGCCTTTTTGGGCAGAATTCAGTAGTACGCCAAGCAATGAAGTATCGTTAATGCACGATTGGGAGTATAAAATGCAGGCAATTGTTAATGAAACTATTAAAGAGAAAGTTACCAGTCTTGCCGGCGTTCCCAGTTGGATGTTGGTTTTACTGAATAATGTTCTTGAAACTACCGGAAAAGAAAGTTTGTTTGAAGTATGGCCTCACCTGGAGGTTTATTTCCATGGTGGCGTGAGTTTTGAACCTTATGCTTCGCAGTATCAGAAAATACTTCCTAAGGAAGATTTTAGGTTTTATGAGATCTACAATGCATCGGAAGGCTTCTTCGCATGCCAGGATCATAACGATACCAAAGACCTGCTATTAATGTTGGATTATGGGATCTTTTATGAATTTATCCCTATGGATAAATATGGCAGCGATGAAGAGATAGCGATTCCTTTGAGCGAAGTGGAAATTGATAAAAATTATGCAGTCGTTATAACTACCAACGCCGGACTTTGGAGATATAAAATTGGAGATACCGTAAGATTCACAAATTTAAATCCTTATAGAATCAAGGTTTCCGGAAGAACGAAACATCATATTAATGTTTTTGGAGAAGAGTTAATAATTGAGAATGCAGAATCTGCGCTTAAAAAAGTTTGCCTGGTCACGAATTGCGAAATTATAGATTATACGGTGGCTCCTATTTTTATGGAAGGAAAGGAAAAAGGGGCACATGAATGGATTGTGGAATTCAAAACGCCTCCCCGCGATTTCGATAAATTTACCCGGCATCTGGATCTTGCCCTACAGGAAGTAAATAGCGATTATGAAGCAAAGCGCTATAATAATATGACGCTAAATTTGCCAAAAATTCATCAGGCTAGAAAAGACCTTTTTTACGACTGGTTGAAAAAGCATAATAAACTCGGGGGGCAGCATAAAATTCCGCGACTTTCTAATTCCCGGACTTATGTAGAGGAATTATTAGGGATGTCTTAA
- a CDS encoding DUF2797 domain-containing protein: MKYEGVLTKMRTEIKDVVQYYLIWENDFINMNQLINKKISLNFLRYQCLNCGLEKKIYRQGFCYDCFSSIPQAGDWVINPELSKAHLDQEDRDLEFEKRAQLTPHVVYLANSSDVKVGVTRRNQIPTRWIDQGAHEAIEIVEVPNRYLAGITEVALKDHVSDKTNWRKMLTNDILDLNLEEEREKLKEFIPEEAKEYYLANNKETEIKFPVLEFPEKVKSLNLVKNPFYEGVLKGIKGQYLIFNDGTVFNIRGNEGLVVELNVLV, encoded by the coding sequence ATGAAATACGAAGGAGTTTTAACAAAAATGAGAACCGAAATTAAGGATGTGGTTCAATATTATTTGATTTGGGAAAATGATTTTATCAATATGAATCAGCTGATCAATAAAAAAATAAGTTTAAATTTTCTTAGATATCAGTGTCTTAATTGTGGGTTGGAAAAGAAAATTTACAGACAGGGTTTTTGTTACGACTGTTTTAGCTCTATTCCCCAGGCCGGTGACTGGGTTATAAATCCTGAGTTGAGCAAGGCGCATTTAGACCAGGAAGATCGTGATCTGGAATTTGAAAAGAGGGCGCAACTTACACCACACGTTGTTTACCTGGCAAATTCAAGTGATGTAAAAGTTGGGGTTACCAGAAGGAATCAAATCCCAACCAGGTGGATAGACCAGGGAGCACATGAGGCCATTGAAATTGTGGAAGTCCCCAATCGTTATCTCGCAGGTATTACTGAAGTTGCCTTAAAGGATCATGTTTCAGATAAGACCAACTGGAGAAAAATGCTTACCAATGATATTTTAGATCTTAATCTTGAAGAAGAACGGGAAAAACTTAAAGAATTTATTCCTGAAGAAGCTAAAGAATATTATCTCGCCAATAACAAGGAAACTGAAATCAAATTTCCGGTACTGGAATTTCCGGAAAAGGTAAAATCCTTAAACCTGGTAAAAAATCCTTTTTATGAAGGAGTTCTAAAAGGAATCAAAGGCCAATATCTTATATTTAACGACGGCACTGTTTTTAATATAAGAGGTAATGAAGGTTTGGTTGTGGAGCTGAATGTTCTTGTGTAA